The following DNA comes from Thermus oshimai DSM 12092.
CCTCCAGGGGGTCTTCAGGCCTCAGGAGGACCTGGAGCCGGACCAGGCCGGTGAGGGAGAGGAGGTCTTCCTCTTCCGCCTTCAGGTCCAGAAGGGCTTGGTGGGCATCGAGGATGGGGTCTTCCCCCTCCACGTAGAACCCCCCGTCCGCGGTGTAGGCCTCGAGGAGAAGCCCAAGCCTCCGCCCAAGCCGCACCGCCTCCTTCGCCGCCCCTTCCGGCAGGGCCTCCACGTGGAAGGGGAGGGCCGGGGGGGTATGGAGGTCTTGGCCCAGGGCCAGGACCACCGCCCCGGACTCGAAGATGTGGAGGCCCGTGGGGTCCAGCCTCCGGGCGTAGCGGAGGGCCGCCCCCCGCCCGGGCCGCCCCGTGACCAGGCTGAAGCGAACCCCCTCGGCCTTGGCCTCCTCTATGGCCTCCCAGGCGCACGCCGGCACCCCCCTGGGCCCCACCAGGGTGCCGTCCACGTCCAGGAAGACGAGCCTCAAAGCTCCCCCACCTCCACGAGGGCGGCCTCCCCCCCGATCTCCACCCCGTAGGGCTCCCCCGAGGGGCTGTAGGCCACCCGCACCTCCACCGTGCCCGGGTTCCCCAGCCGGTGCCCCTGGTAGAAGGTGAGGCGGACCTCCCCCTCGCGCCTCGGCACCACCCCCGCCCGGGCCAAAAGGGCCCCTAGGGCGGCGTTGGCCGAGCCCGTCACCGGGTCCTCGGGGATCCCGAGGAGCGGGGCGAAGCTCCGGGCGTAGAAGCTCCGCGGGCCCATGGGGGCGTAGGCGTGCACCGTGCCCAGGCCAAGCTTTTGGGAAACCCTCCTGAGGGCGGCCATCTCCGGCTCCAGGGCGTCCACCACCCCGGGGGCCACCAGGGGGACGAAGAGGCTCCAGATGCCGGTGTAGGCGATGCCGTAGGGAAGCCCCCGGTGGAGGTAGCGCTCGTCCGTGCCCAGGGCCTCCAGGACCTCCTTTAGGGTCTGGTAGGGGGGGAGGTCGCGGAAGCGGGGCCTGGGCCCCCGCACCCAGGCCTTCTGGGGCGTGCCCGCCTCGTAGGCGATCTCCACGGGGAGGGTTTCCCCCGGGGTTTCCAGGTAGATCCGCTCCACCCCTTCCGGGGCCAGGCCCAGCCGCACCAGGGTGAGGCCCAGGGCGATGGCCGCGTGGCCGGAGAACTCCACCTCCCCCTCGGGGGTGAAGAAGCGCACCCCGTACACCACCCCTTCCCGTTCCAGGACGAAGGCCGTCTCCGGGGTGCCCGTCCTTTGGGCAAGGGCCCGGAGGGCCTCCGCGTCCAGGCCCCGGGCGTCCAGCACCAGGGCCACCCGGTTCCCCGCCCCCGGGGTGGGGGTGAAGGCGTCCACCAAGGCGTAGGGAATCCTAGCCATGCCGGATCACCATCAGGCCAAGCTCCCGGAGCTGCTCCTCCGAGACGGGGCTCGGGGCCCCCGTGAGGGGGTCCTTGCCCTCCTTGTTCTTGGGGAAGGCGATGACCTCGCGGATGGAGGGGCTTCCCGTCATGAGGGCGAGGAGGCGGTCCAGGCCCCAGGCGATGCCCCCGTGGGGCGGGGCCCCGTAGGTGAGGGCCTCGAGGAAGAAGCCGAACTTCTCCTTTTGCTCCTCCTCCCCGATGCCGAGGAGGCGGAACATCCGGGCCTGGAGCTCGGGGTCGTGGATGCGGATGGACCCCCCGCCCACCTCCACCCCGTTCAGCACCAGGTCGTAGGCCAGGGCCCGCACCCGCCCCGGGTCCTCCTCCAGAAGGGGCAGGTCCTCGGGGTGGGGGCTGGTGAAGGGGTGGTGCATGTAGGTCCAGCCTCCCCGCGCTTCGTCCCACTCCAGGAGGGGGAAGTCCACCACCCAGAGGAAGGCGAAGCCCTCCCGCTTAAGGCCGAGGAGGTCGGCTAGCTGGAGGCGCACCGCCCCCATGGCCTCCTGCGCCCTTCTCAGGCCCCCCGCGGCGAAGAGGAGGGTGTCCCCCACCCCTGCCCCCGTGGCCTCCAAGAGGGCCTCCCTTTGGGCTTCCAGGTGCTTGGCCACCCCTCCGGAAAGGCCCCCTTCCTCCACCCGGGCCCAGGCCAGGCCCCCGGCCCCGTGGCGCTTGGCCACCTCCTCAAGCTCCGCGATCTCCTTGCGGGAGAGGGCCTTGGGGACGGCCAGGGCCTTCACGCTCTCCGCCTCGCGGAAGAGGGCGAAGGGGCTTTCCCGGAAGAGCCCCCCCACCTCCTGGAGCTCGAGGCCGAAGCGGGTGTCGGGCTTGTCCGAGCCGAAACGCTCCATGGCCTCCCGGTAGGGGAGGCGGGGAAAGGGGAGGGAAAGCTCCACCCCCAGGGCCTCGCGGAAGACGTGGGCCATGAGGCGCTCGTTCAGGGAGAGGATGTCCTCCACCTCCACGAAGCTCATCTCCAGGTCCAGCTGGGTGAAGTCGGGCTGGCGGTCGGCCCTTAGGTCCTCGTCCCGGAAGCAGCGGGCGATCTGGAAGTAGCGGTCCAGCCCCGCCACCATGAGCATCTGCTTGAAGAGCTGGGGGGACTGGGGGAGGGCGTAGAAGAGGCCGGGCTCATGCCGGTAGGGCACCAGGAAGTCCCGCGCCCCTTCCGGGGTGCTCTTGGTGAGGAAGGGGGTTTCCACCTGGACGAAGCCCTCCCGGTCCAGAAAGTCCCAGATGGCCTTGATGACCCGGTGGCGGAGGCGGAGGTTTTCCTGCATGCGCTTCCGCCTGAGGTCCAAATAGCGGTACTTCAGGCGGAGCTCCTCCGAGGCCTCCTTCTCCTCCTCCCCCCGCCAGCCGGCGTCCACGGGGAAGGGGGGGGTCTTGGCCTGGGCCAGGACGGTGAGCTCGGAAAGCTCCACCTCCAGGCTTCCCGTGGGGAGCTTGGGGTTGGGCTCCGGGCGGCGGCGCACCACCCCCTTGGCCCGCACCACCCACTCCCCCCGGACCTTTTCCGCCTCCCGGTAGGCCGGGCTTTCGGGGTGGGCCACCAGCTGTACCAGCCCTTCCCGGTCCCGGAGGTCCAGGAAGATGAGCCCCCCCAGGTCCCGGCGGCGGTTCACCCAGCCCTCCAGGACCACCTCCTTTCCGATATCCTCTTCCCTTAAAAGCCCGGCGTAGTGGGTACGGCGCATAATCTTCCCAAGATTACCCCAAAGCCCTAAGGAGATGCCCCAGGACCTCCTCTTCCCTCAGGCGCACCTGCTCCCCGGTGGCCAGGTGCTTGAGGGTGACCTCCTTAAGCCGTAGCTCCTCCTCCCCCAAAAACCCCACGAAGGCCGCCCTTCGCTTCAGGGCCTCCTCCAGCCCCTTGGCGGGCTTCTTGGGGCTTAGGCTGAACTCCACCCGCACCCGGGGCCTTAGGCGCTGGGCCAGGTGGAAGGCCGCCTCCACCCCTTCTTCCACCAGGGGGATGAGGTAGAGGTCGGGGCCCCGCTCCGGGGGGAGGGCCACCCCCTCCGCCTGCAGGGCCAGGGCCACCCGCTCCACCCCGAAGGCGAAGCCCACCCCCGGCACCCTGGGCCCCCCCAGGAGCTCGGAAAGCCCGTCGTACCGCCCCCCACCCCCTAAGGCGGACTGGGCCCCGATCTCCTGGTGGTGGACCTCAAAGGCGGTGCGCACGTAGTAGTCCAGGCCCCGTACCAAGGCCGGGTCCAGCTCGTAGGGGATGCCGAGCTTTTCCAAGTGCCTTTCCACCGCCAAAAGGTGCGCCCGGGCCTCCTCCCCAAGGAAGTCCAGCATGGGCTTCACCCCAAGCTCCCTTAGGAGGGCCTGGTCCTTTTCGCTCTTGGAGTCCAGGATGCGCATGGGGTTGAGGAGAAGCCTTTCCTTGGAGTCCTCGGAGAGCTCTTCCCGGTAGGGGCCTAAGACCTCCCTTAGGTAGGCGTTGTAGCGGGCCCGGTCCTCGGGGTCGCCCACGGAGGAGAGCTTCACCAAAAGGCCCTTAAGCCCGAGCTCCCTCAGGACCATCCAAAGGAGGGCGATGGCCTCCGCGTCCACCAAAGGGTCCTCCGAGCCCAGGGCCTCGTAGTCCACCTGGTGGAACTGGCGGTAGCGCCCCTTTTGCGGCCGTTCTGCCCGGAACATGGGCCCCGCCATCCAGAGCCTCACGGGCTTTGGCCAGACCTTCATCCCGTGCTCCAGGTAGGCCCGCACCATGGCCGCCGTGCCCTCGGGGCGGAGGGTGAGGGAGCGTCCCCCCCGGTCCTGGAAGGTGAACATCTCCTTGCGCACGATGTCCGTGGAGGCCCCCACGCCCTTTTCAAAGACGTGGGTCTCCTCAAAGATGGGGGTGATGAGCTCTAGGGCCCCCGCCGATTCCAGCACGGCCCGGGCCTGGGCCACGATGCGCTGGTGAAGCCTGAGCTCCTCCCCGAAGAGGTCCTTGGCGCCCTTAACCGCCATACCCTTCCACTTTACTAGGGGCCTCCCGTATCCTGAAGGCATGCCCTTCTGGGGTAGAGCGCGGGGCCTCCTCCTGGGGCTTTACCTCTTCCTCGCCCTCCTCGCCTCCACCGGGGTGGCCCTGCAGCTTTACCTCATGCAGGTGCAGAACCCCGCCCTGAGGGGGGATCTCTGCACCGCGGAAAGGCCGGTCCACCTCGAGCACAGCCCCCTCTGTGGCCTGCAGGTGGCGGAGGGCCTCCCCCCCGTGGAGCCCCCCCAGGCCCCGGCCCCCCTCTTCGTGGGCCTTGGGCGGGCCCAGGGCCTCCCGGGCTTTCCCGAGGCCTTCCCCGAGGCCACCCGCCCTCGAGGCCCCCCTTCCCTCTAAGCCCCTAACGGCGCCTTTGGGCTTTCGGGCTTTTAGGGAAGGAGGGAACGCCGTGGTGGCGGTGGTGTACACCGAGGATCTGGAGCTTTACGCGGAGCTTTACCGGGTTTTGCGGAACGCGGGCTGGAAGGTTTCTTGGAAAGAGGGTAAGGGGGTGGCCCTGGCGGACCTCGGCCACCTCCCCTGGGGCCAGGTCTGGGTCTGGCGCACCCCTTTCGGCCTAAGGGCCTACGAGCCCAAGGCCCTCCGCTTCCTCACCCGCCGGGACGACCCAAAGACCCTTCCCCAGGGCCTCCTGGGGCGGGGAGGGTTTTGCCTTTCCCCCGGGGAGGCGCGGGCCCTGGCCCACCTGGGGGGGGTGGAGGGGGCTCTGGAAGGGCTCAACAGGGACCAAAGGCGTTTTTTCCTCAAGCGAATCCGCCTCAAGTTCGGCCTCCCCGAGCCCCTCCTCCAGGCCCTAGCGCGGCATCAGGTGGAGGTAGCGGGGCTTCAGGACCACCTCCAGAGGCTGGCCCGGCTGGAGGCGGAGCCGTTCCTGCACGTGCCGGGGCAGGAGGATCTCCAAGGTCAGAGGCCCCTGGAAGCGGCCCCGGTGGCCTAGCCCCTCGGGGTAAAGGGTTTCCAGGGTGCCCTGGAGGGTGTTCTCCTGGGGCTTGGGCCGGTCGGGGCGGACCACCAGGACCTCCTCCGCCCGCACCGCCAAAAAGGCCCGCGCCCCGGGCCGGGCCCAGGCGGGGAGGGGGAGGCGGAGGAAGACCCCTCCGGCCCACACCCCCCCTTCCCCCACCTCCACGGGGAAGACGTTGGCGTAGCCCAAAAGCCGGGCCACCCGGCTCTCCGCGGGGCGGGCCAGGACCTCGGGGGTGGGGCCTTCCTGGACGATCCGGCCCTCCAGGAGCACCGCCAGCCGGTCGGCGAAGCCCACCAGGTCGGGGTCGTGGCTCACCGCCAGGGTGGGGAGGCCCTCCTTGCGGATGAGGTCCACCAGTTCCGCCAGCACCTGGGTGCGGGTGAGGGCGTCCAGGTTGGAGGTGGGCTCGTCCAGGAGGAGGAGCTCTGCCCCCCGGGCCAGGGCCCGGGCCAGGGCCACCCGCTGCCTTTGCCCCCCGGAAAGCTGGTGGGGCCGCTTCTCGGCGTGCTCCAAAAGCCCCACCCGCTCCAGGAGGAGGAGGGCCTTTCTTCGGGCCTCCCTGGGGGGGTCTTTGAGGGGGAAGGCCACGTTTTCCCAGGCCCTAAGGTGGGGGAAGAGGGCCAGGTCCTGGGGGAGGTAGCCCACGGGCCGCCGCTCTGGGGGGAGGCCGGAAAACGGCGTCCCCTCCGCGGGTAGGAGGCCCGCAAGGGCCTTTAAGAGCGTGCTCTTCCCCGCCCCGCTTTCCCCGAGGAGGACGGTGAAGCCCTCCACGGTGAGGTGGGCCTCGAGGCGGATGGGCCTCCTTATCTGGTAGCGGATCTCCACCGGCGCCCCCTTTCCTCCAGGCTCCGGCCCAGGTAAAGGAAGAGGAAGCTCAGGAGGAAGAGCACCCCCGAGGCCCAGGCGGCCTCCCGGAACCTAAGGGCCTGCACCAGGTCGTAGATGTAGATGCTCACCATCTGGGTCTTGCCGGGGATGGCCCCCCCCACCATGAGGACCACCCCAAACTCCCCCAGGGTGTGGGCGAAGGCCAGGAGGCTCCCCGAGAGGAGGCCGGGCCAGGTGAGGGGGAGGATGAGCCTCCCCCAGAGCTTGAAAGGTCCCGCCCCCAGGGTGCGGGCGGTGTCCAGGAGGCTTCGGTCCAGGGCTAAGAAGGCCTCCCGGTAGGCGGTGAGGGCGAAGGGGAGGCTGAAGAGGACGCTGGACACCACCAGGCCCTCAAAGCGAAAGGCCCAGCTCAGCCCCAAAAGGCGGTGGAGGGGCCCCTCGGGCCCCAGGAGGAGGAGGAGGTAGAACCCCAGGACCGTGGGGGGCAGGACCAGGGGGAGGAGGAAGGGGAGGAGGAAGAGGGTTTCCAGGACCCGCTTTCCCGGAAAGGCCTTGAAGGCCAGGAGCCAGGCCAAGGGTACCCCGAGGAGGAGGAGGAGGAGGGTGGAGGCCAGGGCCACCCAAAAGGTGAGGTTCAGGGTTTGGAGGAAGGCGGGATCCGGCACCGCTTACCCCTCCCCGGGCAGGAGGAAGCCGTAGCGGCGGAGGATGCTCCGCCCCTCCGGGCTTCCCACAAAGCGGTAAAAGGCCACCACCTCGGGCCTGTTCATGCCCTTGAGGATCACATAGGCCTGCTCCAGGCTAAGGTGCCGGTCCAGGGGGGTCACCCAGTAGCGCCCCTTTTCCTCCAGGGCCGGGCTCTTGGCCACGGAGAGGGCCAGGAGGCCCACCCCCGTGCCGGTCAGGGCCAGCTGGGCGGCGTGGCTGATGTTCTCCCCGTAGACGAAGCTGAAGTTCCCCTTCCCCTGCCTTAAGGGGCTCACGTCAAAGTAGGCCTCGAGGCCCCGGTTCATCTCCTCCCAGGGGAGCTCTTTCCAGGAAAGCGCCCTAAATGGGCGCGGCAGGGCCAGAGGGGGGTTGGGGAGCCGGCGCAGGAGGCCGTAGCTCTCCAGGAGCGTGACCGCGGCCCGGCCGTAGGGGGCGTGGACGGGGTTGGCGAGGGCGATGCGGGTCACCTTGGGGTCCTTGAGGATCTCCGGCCCCCGGGAGGGGTCCAGCCCCAGGTCCTTCCGCACCCAAAGGACCATCCGCCCCACGGCGTAAAGGGCCCGGGTGCCGGGTTCCGCAAGCCCCTTTTCCTCCAGGAGCTTGGGGTAGACCTCCTCCGCGGAGAAGTAGAGGTCCGCGGGGAGGCCCTGGAGGAGCTGGGTGTAGAACTTGCCGGAGGAGCCGAAGCTGAGGGTCACCTTGACCTGGGGGTTGGCCCTTTGGAAGGCCTGGCGCATCTCCTCCAGGGCGTACTGCAGGTCCGAGGCCGCCACCACCCGCACCTCCTGGGCCAGGATCGGGCTTGGGAAGAGGAGGAGCCAAAGCAGGATGAGGGGGGTTCTCACGTCCACCTCCTTTGCGTCCGCGGCAGGCGGTGGGGTTGCCCCCACCACCCCGGAGCCTGAAGGGCTCGGCCCAGAAGGCCCTGGGGGTCTTCCGGGCTCGGAGGCGGGTTCATTTTACGGCCCCCGGGGTGGGGCCCTAGAAGAGGGGTTCCTGGCTCACCGCCCGGATCTGGCGCCGGGGCTTGGGGGGGAGGGCCTCCAGGGCCTTCTTGACCTCCTGGATGTCCAGCCAGGTGAGGTGCTTGGGGCTCCCCTGGGCCCGGCTAGGGTTCCTTAGGAGGTAGGCGGGGTGGAACATGGGGAAGACCCGGATCCCGTGCCAGGTGAACCACTGCCCCCGCACCTTGGTGATGGAGACCTTGTCCCCCAGGAAGAACTCCGCCGCCACCGCCCCTAGGGGGACGATGATCTGGGGGGCCACCAGCTCGATCTGCTTGAGGAGCCACTTGTCCGTGCAGATCTTGGCCTCGTCGGGCAGGGGGGCGCGGTTCCCCGGGGGGCGGCACTTGACGATGTTGGTGATGTAGACCTCCTCCCGGGGAATCCCTGCGGCCTCGAGGATGCGGTTCAGGAGCTGCCCCGCCTTGCCCACGAAGGGCCGGCCCGTCTTGTCCTCCTCCTCCCCCGGGCCCTCCCCCACGATCATCAGGTTGGCGTCGGGGTTGCCCTCGCCGAAGACCACCTGGGTGCGGCCCTCGGCCAGGCGGCAGGCGGTGCAGGCCTTGGCCTGGGCTTCCAGGACGTCCAGGTTCATTCTAGGGATTTCCGGGCCTTGCGGGCCTCGCGGCGGGTCTTGGGGTCCAGGCCGATCATGAGGAAGAAGTTCTCCAGGGCGTTTTCCTGGCCCTTGATCTCGGGGTACTGGTCCTCCGGGGTGCCGCTCACGAAGGGCAGGGACTTGTAGAGTTCTAAAGCGTACTGGACCACGGCCTCCGGCCCCTCCCGTTCGGCCACCTCCGCCAGCTTGGCGTACACCTCCCGCCGGGCCTCCGCGTGGCGGCGGAAGACCTCGGGGTTGGGCGTCTCCGGTGCCCGGAGGACATCCTGCTTGGCGATGCGCCGGTAATGCTTGAGCCCCCTGACGATTTCCTCCGTGGTCAGCGTGATCTTGAACTCCATCCCCGCTCCTTTCCGGCCGATGGGCCCTTCCTTTGGCAGATTATACGCCGCCCTCATGGGTCGTGCGTATACTTGGGGGGATGGAGGTCTTGGGAACGCATTGGCTTCGCCGTATTATCGCCCGTATTCCCCCCCTTACCGTGTACGAGGGCCAGGATACCCGCACCGGAACCCCGGTGATGGTCCTAAAGGGGGCGGAGGGGAGGCCCCTGGAAGGCCCCGCCCTGCTTCCCTTCCTGGAAGCCCTCGAGGACGCCTGGGTGCTGGAGTGGCCCCTGGGGGCGGTGCCCCTTTCCCACTACCTGGGGGTGGCGGACCTCGAGCGGCTTGCCGTCTGG
Coding sequences within:
- a CDS encoding HAD family hydrolase codes for the protein MRLVFLDVDGTLVGPRGVPACAWEAIEEAKAEGVRFSLVTGRPGRGAALRYARRLDPTGLHIFESGAVVLALGQDLHTPPALPFHVEALPEGAAKEAVRLGRRLGLLLEAYTADGGFYVEGEDPILDAHQALLDLKAEEEDLLSLTGLVRLQVLLRPEDPLEDFLEALPEELAPHLAESPKMPGVRFLSLTKRGVSKRTAAERVAQAYGVSLEEAAMVGDGENDLELLRAVGLGVAMGNAPLSVQKAARWVAPPVEACGLREALRWIGGKIP
- a CDS encoding PhzF family phenazine biosynthesis protein, which codes for MARIPYALVDAFTPTPGAGNRVALVLDARGLDAEALRALAQRTGTPETAFVLEREGVVYGVRFFTPEGEVEFSGHAAIALGLTLVRLGLAPEGVERIYLETPGETLPVEIAYEAGTPQKAWVRGPRPRFRDLPPYQTLKEVLEALGTDERYLHRGLPYGIAYTGIWSLFVPLVAPGVVDALEPEMAALRRVSQKLGLGTVHAYAPMGPRSFYARSFAPLLGIPEDPVTGSANAALGALLARAGVVPRREGEVRLTFYQGHRLGNPGTVEVRVAYSPSGEPYGVEIGGEAALVEVGEL
- the aspS gene encoding aspartate--tRNA ligase → MRRTHYAGLLREEDIGKEVVLEGWVNRRRDLGGLIFLDLRDREGLVQLVAHPESPAYREAEKVRGEWVVRAKGVVRRRPEPNPKLPTGSLEVELSELTVLAQAKTPPFPVDAGWRGEEEKEASEELRLKYRYLDLRRKRMQENLRLRHRVIKAIWDFLDREGFVQVETPFLTKSTPEGARDFLVPYRHEPGLFYALPQSPQLFKQMLMVAGLDRYFQIARCFRDEDLRADRQPDFTQLDLEMSFVEVEDILSLNERLMAHVFREALGVELSLPFPRLPYREAMERFGSDKPDTRFGLELQEVGGLFRESPFALFREAESVKALAVPKALSRKEIAELEEVAKRHGAGGLAWARVEEGGLSGGVAKHLEAQREALLEATGAGVGDTLLFAAGGLRRAQEAMGAVRLQLADLLGLKREGFAFLWVVDFPLLEWDEARGGWTYMHHPFTSPHPEDLPLLEEDPGRVRALAYDLVLNGVEVGGGSIRIHDPELQARMFRLLGIGEEEQKEKFGFFLEALTYGAPPHGGIAWGLDRLLALMTGSPSIREVIAFPKNKEGKDPLTGAPSPVSEEQLRELGLMVIRHG
- the hisS gene encoding histidine--tRNA ligase, coding for MAVKGAKDLFGEELRLHQRIVAQARAVLESAGALELITPIFEETHVFEKGVGASTDIVRKEMFTFQDRGGRSLTLRPEGTAAMVRAYLEHGMKVWPKPVRLWMAGPMFRAERPQKGRYRQFHQVDYEALGSEDPLVDAEAIALLWMVLRELGLKGLLVKLSSVGDPEDRARYNAYLREVLGPYREELSEDSKERLLLNPMRILDSKSEKDQALLRELGVKPMLDFLGEEARAHLLAVERHLEKLGIPYELDPALVRGLDYYVRTAFEVHHQEIGAQSALGGGGRYDGLSELLGGPRVPGVGFAFGVERVALALQAEGVALPPERGPDLYLIPLVEEGVEAAFHLAQRLRPRVRVEFSLSPKKPAKGLEEALKRRAAFVGFLGEEELRLKEVTLKHLATGEQVRLREEEVLGHLLRALG
- a CDS encoding ABC transporter ATP-binding protein → MEIRYQIRRPIRLEAHLTVEGFTVLLGESGAGKSTLLKALAGLLPAEGTPFSGLPPERRPVGYLPQDLALFPHLRAWENVAFPLKDPPREARRKALLLLERVGLLEHAEKRPHQLSGGQRQRVALARALARGAELLLLDEPTSNLDALTRTQVLAELVDLIRKEGLPTLAVSHDPDLVGFADRLAVLLEGRIVQEGPTPEVLARPAESRVARLLGYANVFPVEVGEGGVWAGGVFLRLPLPAWARPGARAFLAVRAEEVLVVRPDRPKPQENTLQGTLETLYPEGLGHRGRFQGPLTLEILLPRHVQERLRLQPGQPLEVVLKPRYLHLMPR
- the modB gene encoding molybdate ABC transporter permease subunit, with translation MPDPAFLQTLNLTFWVALASTLLLLLLGVPLAWLLAFKAFPGKRVLETLFLLPFLLPLVLPPTVLGFYLLLLLGPEGPLHRLLGLSWAFRFEGLVVSSVLFSLPFALTAYREAFLALDRSLLDTARTLGAGPFKLWGRLILPLTWPGLLSGSLLAFAHTLGEFGVVLMVGGAIPGKTQMVSIYIYDLVQALRFREAAWASGVLFLLSFLFLYLGRSLEERGRRWRSATR
- the modA gene encoding molybdate ABC transporter substrate-binding protein, producing MRTPLILLWLLLFPSPILAQEVRVVAASDLQYALEEMRQAFQRANPQVKVTLSFGSSGKFYTQLLQGLPADLYFSAEEVYPKLLEEKGLAEPGTRALYAVGRMVLWVRKDLGLDPSRGPEILKDPKVTRIALANPVHAPYGRAAVTLLESYGLLRRLPNPPLALPRPFRALSWKELPWEEMNRGLEAYFDVSPLRQGKGNFSFVYGENISHAAQLALTGTGVGLLALSVAKSPALEEKGRYWVTPLDRHLSLEQAYVILKGMNRPEVVAFYRFVGSPEGRSILRRYGFLLPGEG
- a CDS encoding uracil-DNA glycosylase; translation: MNLDVLEAQAKACTACRLAEGRTQVVFGEGNPDANLMIVGEGPGEEEDKTGRPFVGKAGQLLNRILEAAGIPREEVYITNIVKCRPPGNRAPLPDEAKICTDKWLLKQIELVAPQIIVPLGAVAAEFFLGDKVSITKVRGQWFTWHGIRVFPMFHPAYLLRNPSRAQGSPKHLTWLDIQEVKKALEALPPKPRRQIRAVSQEPLF